One Candidatus Chromulinivoraceae bacterium DNA window includes the following coding sequences:
- a CDS encoding MarR family transcriptional regulator, with protein sequence MNTKQELEKKVFFAARDQGVSSVLFRNAIARKLNLNATDSECLSFLTIKGTSTPTELARFTGLTTGSTTAMLDRLEKVHFIVRKPNPNDRRGVLIEIDPHYTQLAMPLVMGVQKSHKELLASYSNEELATIADFLTHFTKNVTEHIDKIDKNLS encoded by the coding sequence ATGAATACAAAGCAAGAATTAGAGAAGAAAGTGTTTTTCGCCGCTCGTGATCAAGGGGTTAGTTCGGTTTTATTTCGTAATGCCATTGCGCGGAAACTGAACCTAAACGCGACCGACTCTGAATGTCTGAGTTTTTTGACTATAAAAGGGACTTCAACTCCAACAGAACTTGCCAGATTCACTGGTCTCACCACCGGTTCAACCACCGCGATGCTGGATCGACTCGAAAAGGTTCATTTTATTGTGCGAAAACCTAACCCTAATGACAGGCGCGGGGTACTCATAGAGATTGACCCTCATTATACTCAGTTAGCTATGCCACTTGTGATGGGTGTTCAAAAATCACATAAAGAACTCCTCGCTAGCTATTCAAACGAAGAACTCGCCACGATAGCAGATTTTTTAACACATTTTACAAAGAATGTTACCGAGCATATAGATAAAATTGACAAAAATCTCAGTTAG